A genome region from Akkermansiaceae bacterium includes the following:
- a CDS encoding esterase family protein — translation MPEPKLGADSMVRAGVPKGKVTAFVFSDSKVFPGTSRNIHLYIPANHDPKKETAVMVFQDGHAYVNPKGDFRIPTVFDNLIAAGDMPPVVGIFIDPGHKGEPNKQAPWKSSNRSFEYDTLSADYATFLVEEILPLVGKDFNLTTDPEQRAICGTSSGGICAWTVAWERPDQFRKVVSSIGSFTNIRGGDMYPGKIRKTEKKPIRGFFQEGVNDLDNEHGNWPLGNMAMEASLKFKGYDHRYVWGHGGHSGKHMGAVFPEALRWLWRK, via the coding sequence ATGCCGGAGCCGAAACTGGGGGCGGACTCCATGGTCAGGGCGGGCGTGCCGAAGGGGAAGGTCACCGCGTTCGTATTCTCGGACTCCAAGGTGTTTCCCGGGACGAGCCGGAACATCCATCTCTACATCCCCGCGAACCACGATCCCAAGAAGGAAACGGCGGTCATGGTTTTCCAGGACGGACATGCCTACGTGAACCCGAAAGGAGATTTCCGCATCCCCACGGTCTTCGACAACCTCATCGCCGCAGGTGACATGCCGCCGGTGGTCGGGATTTTCATCGATCCCGGCCACAAGGGCGAGCCGAACAAGCAGGCTCCGTGGAAAAGCAGCAACCGCAGTTTCGAATACGACACGCTGTCAGCCGACTACGCGACCTTCCTGGTCGAGGAAATTCTCCCGCTCGTCGGCAAGGACTTCAACCTCACCACCGATCCGGAGCAAAGGGCGATCTGCGGCACCAGCTCCGGCGGCATCTGCGCGTGGACTGTGGCATGGGAAAGGCCGGACCAGTTCCGGAAAGTGGTTTCCTCCATCGGCTCCTTCACGAACATCCGTGGCGGCGATATGTATCCCGGAAAGATCCGCAAGACCGAGAAGAAACCGATCCGCGGGTTTTTCCAGGAAGGGGTCAACGACCTCGACAACGAGCACGGCAACTGGCCGCTCGGCAACATGGCGATGGAGGCGTCGCTGAAATTCAAGGGCTACGACCACAGGTATGTATGGGGCCATGGCGGCCACAGCGGAAAGCACATGGGCGCGGTTTTCCCGGAGGCGCTGCGGTGGCTTTGGCGGAAATGA
- a CDS encoding thymidylate synthase has protein sequence MKAYHDLLTDVLENGEERGDRTGTGTLSVFGRQARYDLRKGFPCLTTKKLHLRSIIHELLWFLKGETNISYLKENGVTIWDEWADENGELGPVYGKQWRRWEGAGGAVIDQIALLIDGLVGNPQSRRHIVSAWNVGDVPDMALPPCHLLFQFYVHEPVGNGKPGLSCQLYQRSADLFLGVPFNIASYALFTHLVAQVCDYEARDFVHTFGDLHLYKNHLDQARLQLSREPRPLPTLRLNPAVKTMADFTFDDISLENYDPHPTIKAPIAV, from the coding sequence ATGAAAGCATATCACGACCTCCTCACCGACGTCCTCGAAAACGGCGAGGAGCGCGGCGACCGCACCGGCACCGGCACGCTCTCGGTCTTCGGCAGGCAGGCGCGCTATGACCTGAGGAAAGGTTTCCCCTGCCTGACCACGAAAAAGCTCCACCTCCGCTCCATCATCCACGAGCTGCTGTGGTTCTTGAAAGGAGAGACCAACATCTCCTACCTCAAGGAAAACGGCGTCACCATCTGGGACGAGTGGGCGGACGAGAACGGCGAGCTCGGCCCCGTCTATGGAAAACAGTGGCGGCGCTGGGAAGGTGCGGGCGGCGCGGTGATCGACCAGATCGCCCTGCTCATTGACGGCCTCGTGGGCAACCCGCAGTCCCGCCGCCACATCGTCTCCGCATGGAATGTCGGCGACGTGCCGGACATGGCTCTTCCGCCCTGCCACCTGCTGTTCCAGTTCTACGTCCACGAGCCAGTCGGAAACGGCAAGCCCGGCCTTTCCTGCCAGCTCTACCAGCGCAGCGCGGACCTGTTCCTCGGCGTGCCGTTCAACATCGCCTCCTACGCCCTTTTCACCCACCTCGTCGCCCAGGTCTGCGATTACGAAGCCCGCGACTTCGTCCATACCTTCGGAGACCTGCACCTCTACAAGAACCACCTCGACCAAGCCCGCCTCCAGCTCAGCCGCGAGCCCCGCCCCCTCCCCACCCTCCGGCTCAATCCCGCCGTAAAAACCATGGCCGACTTCACCTTCGACGACATTTCCCTGGAAAACTACGATCCCCATCCGACGATCAAGGCTCCCATCGCCGTATGA
- a CDS encoding dihydrofolate reductase produces the protein MPHLTAIVAMDPNRLIGAGGKLPWHLPEDLAFFKKTTLGHPVLMGRKTFESIGRPLPKRKNIVLTRDKTWSHEGVEVIHSPDEIANMDGRIFIIGGAEIYRALSPLIDEWLVSHIHHSHVGDTYLDPFEIDFPHHEEVEGHENFTVKRYLRGHEPA, from the coding sequence ATGCCCCACCTCACCGCCATCGTCGCCATGGATCCGAACCGCCTCATCGGCGCGGGCGGCAAGCTCCCATGGCACCTCCCCGAAGACCTCGCGTTTTTCAAGAAAACCACCCTCGGCCACCCCGTCCTCATGGGCCGGAAAACCTTCGAGTCCATCGGCCGTCCACTGCCGAAGAGGAAAAACATCGTCCTCACCCGCGACAAGACATGGTCGCACGAAGGCGTCGAGGTCATCCACAGCCCGGACGAGATCGCGAACATGGACGGCCGGATTTTCATCATCGGCGGCGCGGAAATCTACAGGGCGCTCTCCCCGCTCATCGACGAATGGCTCGTCAGCCACATCCACCACAGCCACGTTGGCGACACCTACCTTGATCCCTTCGAAATCGACTTTCCCCATCACGAGGAAGTGGAGGGCCACGAGAATTTCACCGTGAAACGCTATCTGCGCGGCCATGAACCCGCCTAG
- a CDS encoding histidinol-phosphatase HisJ family protein — protein sequence MPADYHSHTPLCKHATGTPEEYVEAAIAAGLTEYGISDHAPCRPEPFDDWRMSESELPEYFDWIDRAKQAAGDRIKTRAGMECDWLKGCEGFIEELAGKYDWDYLIGSVHYLGDWDFDNPKWLGKWAETDVEAVWAEYWKTYAQMAESGLFDILAHPDLVKKFSYAPAGDLDRFYDPAIEAIAANGSVIEFNTAGWHKPCAEAYPAPRFLELAASAGIGLVISSDAHAPSEIARDFGKARPLAKAAGYRETQRFEKRKRSDEIL from the coding sequence ATGCCCGCCGACTACCACAGCCACACGCCCCTCTGCAAACACGCCACCGGCACGCCGGAGGAATACGTGGAGGCCGCCATCGCTGCTGGGCTAACGGAATACGGCATCTCCGACCACGCCCCCTGCCGCCCGGAGCCGTTCGACGACTGGCGCATGTCGGAGAGCGAGCTGCCGGAGTATTTCGATTGGATAGACCGCGCGAAGCAGGCCGCCGGAGACCGCATAAAAACCCGCGCGGGGATGGAATGCGATTGGCTGAAGGGTTGCGAGGGTTTCATCGAAGAGCTGGCCGGAAAATACGATTGGGACTACCTGATCGGCTCCGTCCACTACCTCGGCGACTGGGATTTCGATAACCCCAAATGGCTCGGGAAATGGGCGGAAACCGATGTCGAGGCCGTTTGGGCGGAGTATTGGAAAACCTATGCGCAGATGGCGGAGAGCGGCCTCTTCGACATCCTCGCCCACCCGGATCTGGTGAAGAAATTCTCCTACGCCCCCGCAGGCGACCTCGACCGCTTCTACGATCCAGCCATCGAGGCCATCGCCGCCAACGGCTCGGTGATCGAGTTCAACACCGCCGGCTGGCACAAGCCCTGCGCCGAAGCCTACCCCGCGCCGCGTTTCCTCGAGCTGGCCGCCTCGGCGGGCATCGGCCTCGTGATTTCCTCCGACGCCCACGCCCCTTCCGAGATTGCCCGCGATTTCGGAAAAGCCCGCCCCCTCGCCAAGGCCGCCGGATACCGTGAGACCCAGCGTTTTGAGAAAAGGAAACGCAGTGATGAGATCCTTTGA